In Humulus lupulus chromosome 7, drHumLupu1.1, whole genome shotgun sequence, the following are encoded in one genomic region:
- the LOC133791264 gene encoding phosphoinositide phospholipase C 4-like has protein sequence MGSYRMCVCFTRKYRITEAEPPSDVKDAFKKYSESGSHMNAEQLRQFLVEVQGDDAATVEDAQQLIEQIHHRRHHHHITKFRKHSLTLDDFHHYLFSVDSNPPIMDTVHHDMTAPLSHYFIYTGHNSYLTGNQISSDCSDVPIIKALHRGVRVVELDIWPNSTKDDVHVLHGRTLTTPVELKKCLKSIKEHAFVASPYPVILTLEDHLTPDLQAKVAQMVTETFEDMLFCPESEKLEEFPSPEEMKYRIIISTKPPKEYLQAKSIKENEDNGSIKQRDSNENSRKTEKMESADHEDEEEYTSDSDASDLSGNDGDGNNTSSKKDSSELNVDGDENSKSRKTDRSLSGGQPEYLSLIAIHSGKPKGGLKEQLKVEIDKVTRLSLNEQKFEKATTFHASQVVRFTQKNFLRVYPKASRIDSSNYKPLIGWMHGVQMVALNMQGYGKSLWLMHGMFKANGGCGYVKKPEFLMNKGPGDQVFDPKAKLPVKKTLKVKVYLGDGWHLDFKQTHFDTYSPPDFYTRVGIAGVPADEIMKKTKKKEDDWTPVWEEEFTFPLTVPELALLRIEVKEYDMSEKDDFAGQICLPVSELKQGIRAIPLMDHKGDKYSSVRLLMRFQFV, from the exons ATGGGGAGCTATAGGATGTGTGTGTGTTTCACGCGGAAGTACAGGATCACGGAGGCGGAGCCACCCTCCGACGTCAAAGATGCCTTCAAGAAGTACTCGGAAAGTGGGAGCCACATGAACGCGGAGCAGTTGCGGCAGTTCTTAGTCGAGGTCCAGGGCGATGACGCGGCCACCGTCGAAGATGCCCAGCAGCTCATTGAGCAGATCCATCACCGTCGCCACCACCACCACATTACTAAGTTCAGAAAACACTCTCTCACTCTCGATGACTTCCATCATTACCTCTTCTCTGTTGACTCCAATCCCCCTATTATGGATACG GTTCATCATGATATGACGGCTCCTTTGTCCCATTATTTCATATACACCGGCCATAATTCATATTTGACCGGAAATCAAATAAGTAGCGATTGCAGCGATGTTCCCATAATCAAGGCACTGCATAGAGGGGTTAGAGTGGTGGAGCTTGATATTTGGCCTAATTCTACTAAAGATGATGTTCATGTGCTCCATGGAAG GACTTTGACAACGCCAGTGGAGCTTAAGAAGTGCTTGAAATCcattaaagaacatgcttttgTGGCTTCTCCGTACCCTGTTATCTTAACTCTAGAAGACCATCTTACCCCGGATCTACAAGCTAAAGTAGCTCAG ATGGTCACCGAAACATTTGAGGATATGTTATTTTGTCCTGAATCCGAAAAGTTGGAGGAGTTTCCTTCACCAGAAGAGATGAAATACCGAATCATTATTTCCACTAAACCTCCAAAGGAGTACCTTCAAGCCAAATCTATTAAGGAAAATGAAGATAATGGCTCGATCAAGCAGCGAGATTCCAATGAAAATTCAAGAAAGACGGAGAAAATGGAGTCTGCAGATcatgaagatgaagaagaatataCG AGTGATAGCGATGCAAGTGATTTGAGTGGAAACGATGGAGATGGAAACAACACAAGTAGTAAAAAAGACTCGAGCGAACTCAACGTTGATGGTGATGAAAACAGCAAGAGTCGTAAAACTGATCGAAGCTTGTCAGGAGGACAACCTGAATACTTGAGTCTCATAGCAATTCATTCCGGCAAACCAAAAGGGGGTTTAAAGGAGCAGCTTAAAGTCGAGATTGACAAGGTGACGCGCTTAAGTTTGAACGAACAAAAATTCGAAAAGGCTACTACATTTCATGCCTCACAAGTGGTTAG ATTTACACAGAAGAATTTCTTAAGAGTGTATCCTAAGGCTTCTCGGATTGACTCTTCCAACTACAAGCCCTTAATTGGCTGGATGCATGGAGTTCAAATGGTTGCTCTAAATATGCAG GGATATGGTAAATCTCTGTGGCTTATGCATGGAATGTTTAAAGCCAATGGTGGTTGTGGTTACGTGAAGAAGCCTGAGTTTTTAATGAACAAGGGGCCAGGTGATCAAGTATTTGACCCTAAAGCGAAATTGCCAGTGAAGAAAACTTTGAAG GTGAAAGTGTACTTGGGAGATGGATGGCATTTGGATTTCAAACAAACACACTTTGACACGTATTCACCGCCAGACTTCTACACCAGA GTTGGTATAGCAGGAGTTCCAGCGGACGAAATAATGAAGAAAACAAAGAAGAAAGAGGACGATTGGACGCCTGTTTGGGAAGAAGAGTTTACATTTCCATTGACTGTTCCTGAATTGGCTTTGCTTCGAATTGAAGTGAAAGAATACGACATGTCGGAGAAGGATGATTTTGCTGGCCAAATTTGTCTACCTGTTTCTGAGTTGAAACAAGGCATTCGTGCAATTCCTCTCATGGACCATAAAGGAGACAAGTACTCGTCTGTTAGGCTGCTCATGCGGTTTCAATTCGTCTGA